In Nonomuraea sp. NBC_00507, the following are encoded in one genomic region:
- a CDS encoding VOC family protein, which produces MTTTTLTSIVIDCADPTALAAFYAKATGWRATDGDADFAGLEGGPVSIGFQRIDGYQGPGWPNEGKHVHLEFKVPDVETAKKELIALGATVPGFQPGGDSWTVLLDPEGHPFCIMQA; this is translated from the coding sequence ATGACCACGACGACATTGACCTCCATAGTCATCGACTGCGCCGACCCGACGGCCCTGGCGGCCTTCTACGCCAAGGCGACCGGATGGCGTGCCACCGACGGCGACGCCGACTTCGCCGGTCTCGAAGGCGGCCCGGTCTCGATCGGGTTCCAGCGGATCGACGGCTACCAGGGCCCGGGCTGGCCCAACGAGGGCAAGCACGTGCACCTGGAGTTCAAGGTCCCCGACGTCGAGACCGCCAAGAAGGAGCTGATCGCGCTGGGCGCCACCGTCCCCGGCTTCCAGCCGGGCGGCGACTCCTGGACCGTCCTCCTCGACCCCGAAGGCCACCCCTTCTGCATCATGCAGGCCTAG
- a CDS encoding YybH family protein has protein sequence MTDPMRETLNRWKAAFDGHQVDAMANLFTPDALFQGFGPKVVTGRDAVRAYYEAVPDDRTAEVAVLSTYTVGDEVAGGFADVTFRDPKGWEAAVHLSLVLRRDPDTWRIRQYHVSRVIPEG, from the coding sequence ATGACCGATCCAATGCGCGAGACCCTGAACCGCTGGAAGGCCGCTTTCGACGGCCACCAAGTGGACGCGATGGCCAACCTGTTCACCCCTGACGCCCTCTTCCAGGGCTTCGGGCCCAAGGTCGTCACCGGCCGCGACGCGGTACGCGCGTACTACGAGGCGGTTCCGGACGACCGAACCGCCGAGGTCGCCGTCCTGAGCACTTACACCGTCGGCGACGAAGTGGCCGGTGGATTCGCGGATGTCACCTTCCGCGACCCGAAGGGCTGGGAAGCGGCGGTGCACCTGTCCCTGGTCCTTCGGCGCGATCCGGACACATGGCGGATCCGTCAGTACCACGTATCCCGGGTCATCCCGGAAGGCTGA
- a CDS encoding SDR family NAD(P)-dependent oxidoreductase, with protein sequence MSHHGQKVAVITGASQGIGAGLVAAYRKLGYGVVATSRTIAPADDADVVTIQGDIANPATAERVIAAGIERFGRIDTLINNAGLFIAKPFTEYTADDYAAVAGVNLAGFFRMTQLAIQHMLAQGSGHVVNITTSLVDNPDSNVPSVLASLTKGGLQSATKSLAIEYATRGVRVNAVSPGTIKTPMHPQETHQALAALHPVRRLGEVSDIVDAVIYLEKAPFVTGEILHVDGGMSAGH encoded by the coding sequence ATGAGCCACCACGGCCAGAAGGTCGCGGTCATCACCGGAGCGTCGCAGGGCATAGGCGCCGGACTCGTCGCCGCCTACCGCAAGCTCGGCTACGGCGTCGTCGCGACCTCGCGTACGATCGCCCCCGCCGACGACGCCGACGTCGTGACCATCCAGGGCGACATCGCCAACCCCGCCACCGCCGAGCGCGTCATCGCCGCCGGCATCGAGCGCTTCGGCCGTATCGACACCCTGATCAACAACGCGGGACTCTTCATCGCCAAGCCCTTCACCGAGTACACCGCCGACGACTACGCCGCCGTGGCCGGTGTGAATCTGGCCGGGTTCTTCCGCATGACCCAGCTGGCCATACAGCACATGCTTGCTCAAGGCAGCGGCCACGTCGTCAACATCACCACCAGCCTGGTCGACAACCCCGACTCCAATGTCCCCTCGGTGCTGGCCTCGCTGACGAAGGGAGGACTGCAGTCCGCCACCAAGTCACTGGCCATCGAATACGCGACCCGCGGCGTCCGCGTCAACGCCGTCTCGCCGGGCACGATCAAGACCCCGATGCACCCCCAGGAGACCCACCAGGCCCTCGCGGCCTTGCACCCGGTCCGGCGGTTGGGTGAAGTGAGCGACATCGTCGACGCGGTGATCTACCTCGAGAAGGCTCCGTTCGTCACCGGCGAGATCCTTCACGTCGACGGAGGCATGAGCGCCGGCCACTGA
- a CDS encoding acyl-CoA thioesterase domain-containing protein, which translates to MSSTSAFFTRKQGELIPSPHARGPWSPDMLHGRLLGGLAARALEEAHGEPGLHFARLTVDLFRNSPMLPVTVETTLVRDGRRIRVADAVISTEQGVIGRASAVLLRQSEPPGGPQTLVTPAWDEPAPDGPPAEWTGWRPPFDLWRLTEWGAPGPGRAWMRETYPLVDEEAVSPFVRAALAADFASPLSNAGTDGLRFINADYTLTLARLPDSDVLGIEATGHVNAAGVATGQVTLHDTTGPIGFCTVTAVANPAGIVGR; encoded by the coding sequence GTGTCGTCGACGTCAGCGTTCTTCACCCGGAAGCAAGGGGAGTTGATCCCCTCGCCGCACGCGCGCGGCCCCTGGTCCCCCGACATGCTCCACGGCCGCCTCCTCGGCGGGCTCGCCGCCCGCGCCCTCGAGGAGGCCCACGGCGAGCCGGGCCTGCACTTCGCCCGGCTGACCGTCGACCTGTTCCGCAACAGCCCGATGCTGCCCGTCACCGTGGAGACCACCCTGGTCAGGGACGGGCGCCGGATCCGGGTCGCCGACGCGGTCATCTCCACCGAACAGGGCGTGATCGGGCGGGCCAGCGCCGTGCTGCTACGGCAGAGCGAACCGCCAGGCGGCCCGCAGACCCTCGTCACGCCTGCCTGGGACGAGCCCGCGCCGGACGGGCCGCCGGCCGAGTGGACCGGGTGGAGGCCGCCGTTCGACCTGTGGCGGCTGACCGAATGGGGCGCCCCGGGACCGGGGCGGGCATGGATGCGGGAGACGTATCCGCTGGTGGACGAGGAAGCGGTGTCGCCGTTCGTCCGGGCGGCGCTGGCCGCCGACTTCGCCAGCCCGCTGAGCAACGCCGGAACGGACGGGCTGCGTTTCATCAACGCGGATTACACGCTGACCCTCGCCCGCCTCCCGGACAGCGACGTCCTCGGCATCGAGGCCACGGGACACGTGAACGCGGCCGGCGTCGCCACCGGCCAGGTCACCCTGCACGACACGACCGGGCCAATCGGCTTCTGCACGGTGACGGCGGTGGCCAACCCGGCCGGCATCGTCGGCCGCTGA
- a CDS encoding sugar ABC transporter ATP-binding protein — translation MSQAREILRVEGLGKRFPGVVALDGVDFDLREGEVHVLLGENGAGKSTLIKMLSGAYQPGSGRILLDGEPVAIRTAADAQRLGIATIYQEFNLVPQLTVGENLALGRPPRRFGFVDTRRMHEQARGLLDRVGIDVDPRTRVADLGIAQMQMVEIAKALALNARVLIMDEPTAVLTTSEVQRLFGLVGQLRERGVAVVFITHHLEEIAQIGDRVTVLRDGRSVAQVPAGTPEEELIRLMVGRPIDQQYPREVAAAGEPLLQVRDLSRAGAFSGVSFEVRAGEVVGLAGLVGAGRTEVVRAVFGADAYDSGEVLVRGRRLPGGDVRAAMEAGLGLVPEDRKGQGLVLGADIAENLGLVTLRGATRGGFVDRAGQREAAARVAAQLGVRMSHLGQEVRTLSGGNQQKIVIGKWLLADANVLILDEPTRGIDVGAKVEIYQLINSLTASGHAVLMISSDLPEILGMSDRVLVMARGRLVGELEAAEATQDSVMALAVTEVEDARVH, via the coding sequence GTGAGCCAGGCACGGGAGATCCTGCGCGTGGAGGGACTCGGCAAGAGGTTCCCCGGCGTGGTGGCGCTCGACGGCGTCGACTTCGACCTGCGCGAGGGCGAGGTGCACGTCCTGCTCGGCGAGAACGGCGCCGGCAAGAGCACGCTCATCAAGATGTTGTCCGGCGCCTACCAGCCCGGGAGCGGCCGCATCCTCCTCGACGGCGAGCCGGTCGCCATCCGGACCGCCGCCGACGCCCAGCGGCTCGGCATCGCCACGATCTACCAGGAGTTCAACCTGGTCCCCCAGCTGACGGTGGGCGAGAACCTCGCCCTGGGCCGGCCGCCGCGCCGCTTCGGGTTCGTCGACACGCGGCGCATGCACGAGCAGGCCCGCGGCCTGCTCGACCGGGTGGGCATCGACGTCGACCCGCGCACCCGCGTCGCCGACCTGGGCATCGCGCAGATGCAGATGGTCGAGATCGCCAAGGCGCTCGCGCTGAACGCCCGCGTCCTCATCATGGACGAGCCCACCGCCGTGCTCACCACCAGTGAGGTGCAGCGCCTGTTCGGCCTGGTCGGGCAGCTGCGCGAGCGGGGCGTGGCCGTGGTGTTCATCACCCACCACCTGGAGGAGATCGCGCAGATCGGCGACCGGGTGACCGTGCTGCGCGACGGCCGCTCGGTGGCGCAGGTGCCCGCAGGCACGCCCGAGGAGGAGCTGATCCGGCTCATGGTGGGCCGGCCCATCGACCAGCAGTACCCGCGCGAGGTCGCCGCGGCCGGCGAGCCGCTGCTGCAGGTGCGCGACCTGAGCCGGGCCGGCGCGTTCTCCGGCGTGTCGTTCGAGGTGCGCGCCGGCGAGGTCGTCGGCCTGGCCGGGCTGGTCGGCGCGGGCCGCACCGAAGTGGTCCGAGCGGTGTTCGGCGCCGACGCCTACGACTCGGGCGAGGTGCTGGTGCGCGGCCGGCGGCTGCCCGGCGGCGACGTGCGCGCCGCCATGGAGGCCGGGCTGGGTCTGGTCCCGGAGGATCGCAAGGGCCAGGGGCTCGTCCTGGGCGCCGACATCGCCGAGAACCTGGGCCTGGTCACCCTGCGCGGCGCCACCCGCGGCGGTTTCGTCGACCGGGCCGGGCAGCGCGAGGCCGCCGCGCGGGTGGCCGCCCAGCTCGGCGTGCGGATGAGCCACCTCGGCCAGGAGGTGCGCACCCTGTCGGGCGGGAACCAGCAGAAGATCGTGATCGGCAAGTGGCTGCTCGCCGACGCCAACGTGCTCATTCTCGACGAGCCAACGCGCGGCATCGACGTCGGTGCCAAGGTCGAGATCTACCAGTTGATCAATTCGCTCACCGCCTCCGGCCACGCGGTCCTCATGATCTCCAGTGATCTGCCCGAGATCCTCGGGATGAGCGACCGCGTCCTCGTCATGGCCAGAGGCAGGCTCGTCGGCGAGCTGGAGGCCGCCGAAGCGACCCAGGACTCCGTGATGGCGCTGGCCGTCACCGAGGTGGAGGATGCCCGTGTCCACTAA
- a CDS encoding LacI family DNA-binding transcriptional regulator gives MARIKDVAAQAGVSVATVSRVLNDNPSVTEETRNRVHDAMAALNYRPNAVARSLRTEATRTLGLIIGDILNPFFSELARAVEDEAREAGYTVIMGNADERPDQQDHYVRTLMEQQVDGLLICPTAEVTPLVEEVSRGERPLVFLDRTLSGVEVPSVRADGSTAIAELVAHLRGLGHRRIAFVSGPSTLSTGRERTEAFLRAAAEHGLEVPEEYVRVGDFRAGSGRRITAELLDLAEPPQAIFLGDNLMTLGALDEVRERGLDIPGDVALASFDDVPWFNHIHPRITAISQPTAELGRRAVRLILDALHGRATDSVVLPATLVVRESCGETGPGKEDGS, from the coding sequence GTGGCTCGCATCAAGGATGTCGCCGCGCAGGCGGGCGTCTCCGTCGCGACCGTGTCCCGGGTGCTCAACGACAACCCCTCGGTCACCGAGGAGACGCGCAACCGGGTCCACGACGCGATGGCCGCGCTGAACTACCGGCCCAACGCCGTCGCCCGGTCCCTGCGCACCGAGGCCACCAGGACACTCGGGCTGATCATCGGCGACATCCTCAACCCGTTCTTCTCCGAGCTGGCGCGGGCCGTGGAGGACGAGGCCCGCGAGGCCGGCTACACCGTGATCATGGGCAACGCCGACGAGCGCCCCGACCAGCAGGACCACTACGTGCGCACCCTGATGGAACAGCAGGTGGACGGGCTGCTGATCTGCCCGACCGCCGAGGTGACGCCCCTGGTGGAGGAGGTCAGCCGGGGGGAGCGGCCGCTGGTCTTCCTCGACCGGACGCTCAGCGGCGTGGAGGTGCCGTCGGTGCGGGCCGACGGCAGCACCGCCATCGCCGAGCTGGTCGCCCACCTGCGCGGCCTCGGGCACCGGCGGATCGCGTTCGTCTCCGGGCCGAGCACCCTGTCCACCGGGCGCGAACGGACGGAGGCCTTCCTGCGGGCGGCGGCCGAGCACGGCCTGGAGGTCCCCGAGGAGTACGTGCGCGTCGGCGACTTCCGCGCCGGCAGCGGCAGGCGGATCACCGCCGAACTCCTCGACCTGGCCGAACCGCCGCAGGCGATCTTCCTGGGCGACAACCTCATGACCCTCGGCGCGCTCGACGAGGTCCGCGAGCGCGGCCTGGACATCCCCGGCGACGTGGCGCTGGCCTCGTTCGACGACGTGCCGTGGTTCAACCACATCCATCCCCGCATCACCGCGATCAGCCAGCCCACCGCCGAGCTGGGCCGGCGCGCGGTCAGGTTGATCCTCGACGCTCTGCACGGCCGGGCCACCGACTCGGTCGTGCTGCCCGCGACGCTCGTGGTCCGCGAGTCGTGCGGAGAGACAGGCCCAGGCAAGGAGGACGGCTCGTGA
- a CDS encoding NAD(P)/FAD-dependent oxidoreductase: protein MRVVVIGSGIVGAGAAYYLSGRGADVTVVDGGYQGEATQAGAGIVCPWVDHPEDDDWYRLTREGARHYPDLVEGLGEDIGYAKVGALLVAEDPADLEPVRALLRRRRPEAPEMGEVTDVADPAELFPPLSDTLSALLVPGAARVDGCSVRDALLNAAVARGAEVRTGAARLTPDGEVIVHALAGPSPTEPWRPAAPPPPAEPQGEVSGETTSWRQAAPLVPSASPPATMGSARRFAGGGVPLEADMVIVAAGAWTGEVCRPLGVELPVFPRRGQILHVTLEGIDTAWWPIVLPSAGPYLLGFADSRVLIGATVEDVGFSPRVTMGGLNELIEAGLRVAPGLFGASVTETRVGLRPVYAPGPALIGPLTDRVVVATGLSAYGLTAGPFTGRIAAALALGEEPPIDVTPYAPPRV from the coding sequence ATGCGTGTTGTGGTGATCGGAAGCGGCATCGTCGGAGCGGGCGCGGCCTACTACCTGAGCGGCCGGGGCGCGGACGTGACGGTGGTGGACGGCGGCTACCAGGGTGAGGCGACGCAGGCGGGGGCGGGCATCGTGTGCCCGTGGGTGGACCATCCCGAGGACGACGACTGGTACCGGCTCACCCGCGAGGGCGCCCGTCACTACCCGGACCTGGTGGAGGGGCTGGGCGAGGACATCGGGTACGCCAAGGTCGGCGCGCTGCTGGTGGCGGAGGACCCGGCGGACCTGGAGCCGGTGCGCGCCCTGCTGCGCCGCCGCCGTCCGGAAGCGCCGGAGATGGGCGAGGTCACGGACGTGGCGGACCCGGCCGAGCTGTTCCCGCCGCTGTCGGACACCCTGAGCGCGCTGCTGGTGCCGGGTGCGGCCCGCGTGGACGGCTGTTCGGTACGCGACGCGCTGCTCAACGCCGCCGTCGCCAGGGGCGCCGAGGTGCGTACGGGCGCCGCGCGGCTCACCCCGGACGGCGAGGTGATCGTGCACGCTCTGGCCGGCCCGTCCCCGACCGAGCCGTGGCGCCCGGCCGCGCCGCCCCCGCCCGCGGAGCCGCAGGGTGAGGTGAGCGGCGAGACCACGTCCTGGCGGCAGGCCGCGCCGCTCGTCCCCTCCGCCTCACCGCCCGCCACCATGGGGTCGGCCCGCCGGTTCGCCGGCGGGGGCGTTCCGCTCGAGGCCGACATGGTGATCGTCGCGGCCGGGGCGTGGACGGGCGAGGTGTGCCGGCCGCTGGGCGTGGAGCTGCCGGTGTTCCCGAGGCGGGGGCAGATTCTGCACGTGACGCTGGAAGGGATCGACACGGCGTGGTGGCCGATCGTGTTGCCCAGCGCCGGCCCGTACCTGCTGGGGTTCGCCGACTCGCGGGTGCTGATCGGCGCGACCGTGGAGGACGTGGGGTTCTCGCCGCGCGTGACGATGGGCGGCCTGAATGAGCTGATCGAGGCGGGGCTGCGGGTAGCTCCTGGGTTGTTCGGGGCGTCGGTGACGGAGACGCGGGTGGGCCTGCGCCCGGTGTACGCGCCGGGCCCGGCCCTGATCGGCCCGCTGACCGACCGCGTGGTGGTGGCGACCGGCCTGTCCGCGTACGGGCTGACGGCGGGCCCGTTCACCGGCAGGATCGCCGCCGCGCTGGCCCTCGGCGAGGAGCCGCCCATCGACGTCACGCCCTACGCGCCGCCCCGCGTGTGA
- a CDS encoding helix-turn-helix domain-containing protein, translated as MRSSVLLATGPGFTLDAVTCVEDHRGWSATEVNDRYRVVLVRRGTFRRKADGRSVVADPTMAYLGVPGEEEHFAHPAGGDVCTSLSLSPRLWRVLAGEGARTARSTIYVDARLDLAHRRVLAAARSCDTDFAVAESLLPLIGAALAQAADRSPKAAIHRPSATADRPGAVAGRPGHATTRTSAAIVGAAREAITAGHPAAGGLLSLAEFLEVSPYQLSRAFTRELGISLTHYRNRVRVGRALDRLENGEPGLAVLAADLGFADQAHLTRTIRRHVGHTPTALRRLLASRNP; from the coding sequence GTGCGTTCCTCCGTGCTTCTCGCTACCGGGCCCGGATTCACCCTCGACGCGGTGACCTGCGTCGAGGACCACCGAGGCTGGTCGGCCACGGAGGTGAACGACCGATATCGGGTGGTGCTGGTGCGCCGCGGCACGTTCCGGCGCAAGGCCGACGGCCGGAGCGTGGTCGCCGACCCGACCATGGCCTACCTCGGGGTGCCGGGTGAGGAGGAGCACTTCGCCCATCCGGCGGGCGGCGACGTGTGCACCTCGCTGTCGCTGTCACCCCGCCTGTGGCGGGTGCTCGCCGGCGAGGGCGCCCGCACGGCACGCTCGACCATCTACGTGGACGCCCGCCTCGACCTCGCCCACCGCCGTGTGCTCGCGGCCGCGCGCAGCTGCGACACCGACTTCGCGGTGGCCGAGTCGCTGCTGCCGCTGATCGGCGCCGCCCTCGCGCAGGCTGCCGACCGCTCCCCGAAGGCCGCCATCCACCGCCCATCTGCCACCGCCGACCGGCCAGGGGCCGTCGCCGGCCGTCCAGGGCATGCCACCACGCGCACGAGCGCCGCCATCGTCGGCGCCGCCCGTGAGGCCATCACGGCCGGGCACCCGGCGGCGGGCGGGTTGCTGTCGCTGGCCGAGTTCCTGGAGGTGTCGCCTTACCAGCTCAGCCGGGCCTTCACCCGCGAGCTCGGCATCTCGCTGACCCACTACCGCAACCGGGTCCGCGTGGGGCGGGCGCTCGACCGGCTGGAAAACGGCGAGCCGGGCCTGGCCGTGCTCGCCGCCGACCTGGGGTTCGCCGACCAGGCGCACCTGACGCGCACGATCCGCCGCCATGTCGGCCACACCCCCACGGCCCTGCGCCGCCTGCTCGCGTCACGAAATCCGTGA
- a CDS encoding type II toxin-antitoxin system PemK/MazF family toxin: MRDLGEDPQPARGAVREVHVLNGPATLAYSPDLDGLADPGEIVWAWVPYEEDPSRGKDRPLLVVGRTGRRLLGMMLSSKGDDGPEWLPLGAWGRDGRASYVRLDRVFVLDEDDIRREGAVLDADRFARVAARLMKTHGWGAGR; this comes from the coding sequence ATGCGCGATCTAGGTGAGGACCCCCAGCCTGCCCGGGGTGCGGTACGCGAGGTCCACGTGCTCAACGGCCCCGCCACCCTGGCCTACTCCCCCGACCTCGACGGCCTGGCCGACCCCGGGGAGATCGTCTGGGCCTGGGTGCCGTACGAGGAGGACCCGTCCCGGGGCAAGGACCGGCCTCTGCTGGTCGTGGGCCGCACTGGGCGCAGGTTGCTGGGCATGATGTTGTCCAGCAAGGGCGACGACGGGCCCGAATGGCTGCCGCTCGGCGCGTGGGGGCGCGACGGCCGGGCGTCGTACGTACGGCTGGACCGGGTTTTCGTGCTGGACGAGGACGACATCCGGCGGGAGGGCGCGGTGCTGGATGCCGACCGCTTCGCCCGGGTCGCGGCCCGGCTCATGAAGACGCACGGCTGGGGCGCCGGCCGGTAA
- a CDS encoding TetR/AcrR family transcriptional regulator: MGRTSDAKERILSAAQTLIELRGYSALGVAEICKAAGVPKGSFYYFFTSKEDLALAVIDEHWAGQRSNWNRILQNDDPPLHRLRQLFEATEADQRAGQQSCGTVSGCLFGNLTLEMSNQTEALRERLQQIFEAQVDMVDKVITEARERDEVTVADTHEAARSVVAQLEGQVLFAKLYNNTQRLNALWTNCLALLGATAPDRAQEPPAIPVR; this comes from the coding sequence ATGGGACGAACGAGTGATGCCAAGGAGAGGATCCTCAGCGCCGCGCAGACACTCATCGAGCTGCGTGGCTACTCCGCGTTGGGCGTGGCCGAGATCTGCAAGGCGGCAGGCGTGCCGAAGGGCAGTTTCTATTACTTCTTCACCTCCAAGGAGGACCTCGCCCTGGCCGTCATCGACGAGCACTGGGCAGGCCAGCGCAGCAACTGGAACCGGATACTGCAGAACGATGACCCGCCCCTTCATCGGCTACGGCAGCTGTTCGAGGCCACCGAAGCCGACCAGCGCGCCGGCCAGCAAAGCTGCGGGACCGTCTCGGGCTGCCTTTTCGGGAACCTGACGCTGGAGATGAGCAACCAGACCGAAGCCCTCCGCGAACGCCTGCAGCAGATCTTCGAGGCGCAGGTCGACATGGTCGACAAGGTCATCACCGAAGCCCGGGAGCGCGACGAGGTCACGGTCGCCGACACCCACGAGGCCGCGCGATCCGTCGTCGCCCAGCTTGAAGGCCAAGTTCTCTTCGCCAAGCTCTACAACAACACCCAACGCCTCAACGCTCTGTGGACGAACTGCCTGGCCCTTCTCGGCGCCACCGCCCCCGACCGAGCTCAGGAACCACCGGCGATCCCGGTGCGGTGA
- the gndA gene encoding NADP-dependent phosphogluconate dehydrogenase, whose product MDLADIGVTGLATMGRNLARNLARHGYAVAVHNRTYGRTQQLVKEFGGEGTFVPSEDLAAFVASLKRPRRAIIMVKAGAGTDAVIDQLADLMEPGDMIVDGGNAHFEDTRRREAALRERGIHFVGTGISGGEEGALHGPSIMPGGSKESWEALGPILQDIAANVDGVPCSVHVGPDGAGHFVKMVHNGIEYSDMQLIAESYDLLRQALGATPAELAEVFREWNRGELDSYLIEITAEVLEQVDAETGKPFVDVVVDQAEQKGTGRWTVQSALDLGVPVTGIAEATFARALSGHPEQRAAAASLAGPKLSGVGGRELIEDVRQALYASKIVAYAQGFDQMAAASKEYGWDLDLGAMATIWRGGCIIRAKFLDRIRSAYDANPNLPTLLADPTFAAALDAAQEAWRRVVTTAVQIGVPTPGFSSALAYYDGLRRDRLPAALVQGLRDFFGAHTYHRVDKEGSFHTDWSGDRAEHPA is encoded by the coding sequence ATGGACTTGGCAGACATCGGCGTCACGGGCCTGGCCACCATGGGGCGCAACCTGGCACGCAATCTCGCCAGGCACGGCTACGCGGTGGCCGTGCACAACCGGACGTACGGCCGTACCCAGCAGCTGGTCAAGGAGTTCGGCGGGGAGGGCACGTTCGTGCCGTCCGAGGACCTCGCCGCCTTCGTGGCCTCGCTGAAGCGGCCCCGGCGGGCGATCATCATGGTCAAGGCGGGTGCGGGCACCGACGCGGTGATCGACCAGCTCGCCGACCTGATGGAACCGGGCGACATGATCGTCGACGGCGGCAACGCGCACTTCGAGGACACTCGCCGGCGCGAGGCCGCGCTGCGTGAGCGGGGCATCCACTTCGTCGGCACCGGCATCTCCGGCGGCGAGGAGGGCGCGCTGCACGGCCCGAGCATCATGCCGGGTGGGTCGAAGGAGTCGTGGGAAGCGCTCGGCCCGATCCTGCAGGACATCGCGGCCAACGTGGACGGGGTGCCGTGCTCGGTGCACGTGGGCCCGGACGGCGCGGGGCACTTCGTGAAGATGGTGCACAACGGCATCGAGTACTCGGACATGCAGCTCATCGCCGAGTCGTACGATCTGCTGCGTCAGGCCCTGGGCGCGACTCCGGCCGAGCTGGCCGAGGTGTTCAGGGAGTGGAACCGCGGCGAACTGGACTCCTACCTGATCGAGATCACCGCCGAGGTGCTCGAGCAGGTGGACGCCGAGACGGGCAAGCCGTTCGTGGACGTCGTGGTCGATCAGGCCGAGCAGAAGGGCACCGGCCGCTGGACCGTGCAGAGCGCGCTCGACCTCGGCGTCCCGGTGACGGGCATCGCTGAGGCGACGTTCGCCCGGGCGCTGTCCGGGCACCCGGAGCAGCGGGCCGCCGCCGCGTCCCTGGCGGGGCCGAAGTTGTCCGGGGTCGGCGGGCGGGAGCTCATCGAGGACGTGCGGCAGGCGCTGTACGCGTCCAAGATCGTGGCGTACGCGCAGGGCTTCGACCAGATGGCGGCAGCCTCGAAGGAGTACGGCTGGGACCTGGACCTGGGCGCCATGGCCACCATCTGGCGGGGCGGCTGCATCATCAGGGCCAAGTTCCTGGACCGGATCCGCTCCGCGTACGACGCCAATCCGAACCTGCCGACGCTGCTGGCCGACCCCACGTTCGCGGCGGCGCTGGACGCGGCGCAGGAGGCATGGCGGCGCGTGGTCACCACGGCGGTGCAGATCGGCGTGCCCACGCCGGGCTTCTCCTCGGCGCTGGCCTACTACGACGGGCTGCGGCGCGACCGGCTGCCGGCGGCGCTGGTGCAGGGGTTGCGCGACTTCTTCGGCGCGCACACCTACCACCGGGTGGACAAGGAGGGCTCCTTCCACACCGACTGGTCCGGCGACCGCGCCGAACACCCGGCTTAG
- a CDS encoding DUF6529 family protein translates to MYDTEVTRQSGPGAILLLLPLGVGALVAVALGRYGTLHQPTGFAVGVAGFSGALPMKAWLTTGAFLLAGVQLFSSLVMWGRIRLDLPWVYGLHRWSGRLAFLLTLPVAFHCLYALGARYDDTRVLVHSLAGCFFYGIFTTKMLALSRRGIPPWAFPILGGLAFTALVALWVTSSLWFFTTAGLTW, encoded by the coding sequence ATGTACGACACCGAAGTGACCCGCCAGTCCGGCCCGGGCGCCATCCTGCTGCTCCTGCCCCTCGGCGTGGGCGCTCTCGTCGCCGTCGCCCTCGGCCGTTACGGCACGCTGCACCAGCCCACCGGCTTCGCCGTCGGCGTCGCGGGCTTCTCCGGCGCGCTCCCGATGAAGGCCTGGCTGACCACGGGGGCGTTCCTCCTCGCCGGGGTCCAGCTCTTCTCCTCCCTGGTGATGTGGGGCCGGATCCGGCTGGACCTGCCCTGGGTCTATGGCCTGCACCGCTGGTCGGGCCGGCTGGCGTTCCTGCTGACGCTGCCGGTCGCCTTCCACTGCCTGTACGCCCTGGGGGCGCGCTACGACGACACCCGCGTGCTGGTCCACTCCCTGGCGGGCTGCTTCTTCTACGGGATCTTCACCACCAAGATGCTGGCCCTGTCCCGGCGCGGGATCCCCCCGTGGGCGTTCCCCATCCTGGGCGGGCTGGCCTTCACGGCGCTGGTGGCCCTCTGGGTGACCTCGTCGCTGTGGTTCTTCACGACGGCCGGCCTGACATGGTGA